In Mycoplasmopsis cynos, the following are encoded in one genomic region:
- a CDS encoding phosphopentomutase has product MPKFKRVFMIVTDGLGIGPDRDQKAFGDAGANTIKSASMVKEFKIDNWKKLGIGNITDLNGNYHVAKPLAYMAKIQEVSNAKDTLAGHWEMMGIKTLIPFPTFSETGFPVELIEELSKAFDGRPIVGNKASSGTEIINELAHEEKERGAIIVYTSNDSVLQICAHEEWTGLDNLYRYAKAAREICSSRPEWNVGRIIARPYIGDFGNFTRTFNRHDYANKPREMILNRLQDKGVEVISIGKINDIFVGQGITTHYPSEGDANGMDITIDLAKKDGENQLIFTNLVQFDSHYGHRRNVIGYAENIALLDDKLGKLLNVLKEDDLLIMTSDHGNDPLYPGFNHTREFLPATIFSKSFTKPKVLPNFEGLGTLGNIIARNFDVEVVAETGDDIFDQLV; this is encoded by the coding sequence ATGCCAAAATTTAAAAGAGTATTTATGATTGTTACTGATGGATTAGGTATCGGCCCAGATCGTGATCAAAAAGCATTTGGTGACGCCGGCGCTAATACTATTAAATCAGCATCAATGGTAAAAGAATTTAAAATTGATAATTGAAAAAAACTTGGAATTGGTAATATAACAGACTTAAATGGAAATTATCATGTAGCAAAACCTCTTGCATATATGGCAAAGATCCAAGAGGTTTCTAATGCAAAAGATACACTTGCAGGTCATTGAGAAATGATGGGAATTAAAACATTAATTCCTTTTCCGACTTTTTCTGAAACAGGATTTCCTGTTGAATTAATAGAAGAACTTTCAAAAGCGTTTGATGGTAGACCAATTGTAGGAAATAAAGCTTCATCTGGTACTGAAATTATTAATGAGTTAGCTCATGAAGAAAAAGAACGTGGTGCAATAATTGTTTATACTTCAAATGACTCTGTTTTACAAATTTGTGCTCACGAAGAATGAACAGGATTAGATAATTTATATCGTTATGCTAAAGCAGCTAGAGAAATTTGTTCATCACGTCCAGAATGAAATGTGGGACGTATCATAGCAAGACCATATATTGGAGATTTTGGTAATTTTACTAGAACATTTAACCGTCATGATTATGCAAATAAACCAAGAGAAATGATTTTAAATAGATTACAGGATAAAGGTGTTGAAGTTATTTCGATTGGAAAAATAAATGATATCTTTGTGGGTCAAGGAATTACAACTCACTATCCTAGTGAAGGCGATGCTAATGGTATGGATATAACAATTGATTTAGCAAAAAAAGATGGTGAGAACCAATTAATTTTTACTAACTTAGTACAATTCGACTCACACTATGGCCACCGTAGAAATGTTATAGGATACGCAGAAAACATTGCTTTATTAGATGATAAACTCGGTAAATTATTAAATGTTTTAAAAGAAGATGATTTATTAATAATGACTTCTGATCATGGTAATGATCCATTATATCCAGGTTTTAACCACACAAGAGAATTTTTACCAGCTACTATTTTTTCTAAGTCATTTACTAAACCGAAAGTTTTACCAAATTTCGAAGGATTAGGAACCTTAGGAAATATAATAGCAAGAAACTTTGATGTTGAAGTTGTTGCAGAAACTGGTGATGATATTTTTGATCAACTAGTTTAA
- the rlmB gene encoding 23S rRNA (guanosine(2251)-2'-O)-methyltransferase RlmB: MKELMLCGKNSVLDAYRNNIKIKKIFILNPENLKYFDEKSINIEIKDQKFFNSFTKENHQGFIAIINELIYRDLDFLIKNKPTAVLALDKIQDPHNLGAIIRTTNAAGIKDIILSKEHSADINSTVLKISSGGFVNMNFYKVNSLSASLTKLKKNGYWVYATALNENAVPHINVNYNLPSIIVVGNEGEGVSKSVLSVSDVNVYINQKGTVQSLNVSVATGIILFDFLAKNENKKN, from the coding sequence ATGAAAGAATTAATGTTGTGTGGTAAAAACTCAGTTCTTGATGCTTATAGAAATAATATTAAAATTAAAAAAATATTTATTTTAAATCCAGAAAATTTAAAGTATTTCGATGAGAAAAGTATTAATATTGAAATCAAGGACCAAAAATTTTTTAATTCTTTTACAAAAGAAAATCATCAAGGATTTATTGCAATAATTAATGAGCTTATTTATAGAGATTTAGATTTTTTAATCAAAAATAAACCAACCGCAGTTTTAGCATTAGATAAAATTCAAGACCCACATAATTTAGGAGCAATCATAAGAACTACAAATGCAGCAGGAATAAAAGATATTATTTTATCTAAAGAACATTCAGCTGATATCAATTCTACAGTTCTTAAAATTTCATCTGGTGGTTTTGTTAATATGAATTTTTATAAAGTAAATAGTTTATCAGCGAGTTTAACAAAGCTCAAAAAAAACGGATACTGAGTTTATGCAACTGCGCTAAATGAAAATGCAGTTCCACACATAAATGTTAATTATAATTTACCATCAATTATTGTTGTTGGTAATGAAGGAGAGGGAGTATCGAAAAGTGTTTTATCAGTATCTGATGTCAATGTTTATATTAATCAAAAAGGTACAGTGCAATCATTAAATGTTTCTGTTGCAACTGGTATTATACTTTTTGATTTTTTAGCAAAAAATGAAAATAAAAAAAATTAA
- a CDS encoding class I tRNA ligase family protein — protein sequence MLKIYVCGPTVYNFVHIGNLRPIITYDLMLKAARILDVDFKFIHNITDIDDKIIIQAAKEHISEKELATKYANDYLDVLKKFNVDTITNYEYVTKNIDQIILIIHKMLATNDAYQVNGNVWFNTQKNLEYYGRISGQKIENMSFEETTFEKRHKADFALWKSTSSGIKYNSPFGPGRPGWHTECVALIYKHFQEQGLDLHGGGMDLTFPHHENENVQFYSLFYKDLAKRWLRTGQINLNNQKMSKSLNNVFMAKDFLKVYSPDHLKLIFLLNNITSIINIDDNLINNVEIMLTRIRKIYFLSHLLKDQNTKYNDGEFLSIIKHIYELRFSDFIKAVNDLIKEINASKNVESINLLKKIFDSLGFEFNKFDFSNYVTIYNEWKDYLVKKDYFNADKIREILIKEKLI from the coding sequence ATGTTAAAAATTTACGTTTGTGGTCCTACTGTTTATAATTTTGTTCACATTGGAAATTTGAGACCAATTATTACATATGATTTAATGTTAAAAGCTGCAAGAATATTAGATGTTGATTTTAAATTCATTCATAATATCACTGATATCGATGATAAAATTATCATTCAAGCAGCAAAAGAACATATATCTGAAAAAGAATTGGCAACAAAATATGCTAATGATTACTTAGATGTTTTAAAAAAATTTAACGTTGATACTATAACAAATTATGAATATGTAACTAAAAATATTGACCAAATTATTTTAATTATTCATAAAATGCTTGCAACAAATGATGCATATCAGGTTAACGGTAATGTATGATTTAATACTCAAAAAAATTTAGAATATTATGGTAGAATTTCTGGGCAAAAAATAGAAAATATGTCTTTTGAAGAAACTACTTTTGAAAAAAGACATAAGGCAGATTTTGCTTTATGAAAGAGTACTTCAAGTGGAATCAAATACAATTCTCCATTTGGTCCAGGTCGACCAGGATGACATACAGAGTGTGTTGCTTTAATTTATAAACATTTTCAAGAGCAAGGATTAGATCTCCATGGTGGTGGAATGGATTTAACTTTTCCTCATCATGAAAATGAGAATGTACAATTTTATAGTTTATTTTATAAAGATCTTGCAAAAAGGTGATTGCGAACAGGTCAAATTAATTTAAATAATCAAAAAATGTCTAAGTCATTAAATAATGTATTTATGGCAAAAGATTTTTTAAAGGTTTATTCACCTGATCATCTAAAATTAATTTTTTTATTAAATAATATTACTTCAATTATTAATATTGATGATAATTTGATTAATAATGTTGAAATAATGCTTACTAGAATAAGAAAGATTTATTTTTTATCTCATTTATTAAAGGATCAAAATACTAAGTATAATGATGGGGAATTTTTAAGTATCATTAAGCATATTTATGAACTGAGGTTTTCTGATTTTATTAAAGCAGTAAATGATTTAATTAAAGAAATAAATGCTTCAAAAAATGTTGAAAGCATAAATCTACTAAAAAAGATATTTGATTCATTAGGATTCGAGTTTAACAAGTTTGATTTTTCAAACTATGTGACAATTTATAATGAATGAAAAGATTATTTAGTCAAAAAAGATTATTTTAATGCAGACAAAATAAGAGAAATATTAATTAAAGAAAAATTAATTTAG
- the argS gene encoding arginine--tRNA ligase: MNLKQKLKDILNDCLIEFNNQKYFDIDLNVSELNYSITEPNIPEESNKNQINYDFSTNLAFILKKFKKVAPIEIANKIKEKLSNNSNIEIISVSAPGFLNFVLNEKLFSSVIKNVLRQGIKYGAGFVETKKINVEYVSANPTGFLHVGHVRGAVFGDSLIRVLKHAGHQVEAEYYINDAGNQINILGQSIFVRYQELFKIKAEMPEDSYRGSDIIWAAKKIKSKYHDYFLSMDDKKFEELKNISVAILLDKIKKDLKKINVYFDTFSSEKDLTKNNLIAPVIKKLSKYTYHKDEALFLNTTAFGDDKDRVLIKSDGQYTYLTPDIAYHETKLQKSDSIIDIWGADHSGYVDRMRIAIQCLGYNSEKLNFLIIQLVRLIKNGKEFKMSKRAGTSITLADLLDNTSSDAIRFMMLTREINTKYDFDIDSANSKDASNPVYNVQYSYARTVSLLKNLKKPKLLNNIHLSSKAKKIILILDELPSLLATIIQTSKVNLLSQYLLNLSNSFNSFYAETKLINNVYEEYYSALVKAVQIVFKLVLNLIGVSAPKSM, encoded by the coding sequence ATGAATCTAAAACAAAAACTAAAGGACATATTGAATGATTGTTTAATTGAATTTAATAATCAAAAATACTTTGATATAGATTTAAACGTTTCTGAATTAAACTATTCAATAACCGAACCAAACATCCCAGAAGAAAGTAATAAAAATCAAATTAATTATGACTTTTCAACTAATTTAGCTTTTATTTTAAAAAAATTTAAAAAGGTAGCACCAATTGAGATTGCTAACAAAATTAAGGAAAAATTATCAAATAATTCAAATATTGAAATTATTTCTGTTAGTGCACCTGGTTTTTTAAATTTTGTTTTAAATGAAAAGTTATTTAGCAGTGTTATAAAAAACGTTTTAAGACAAGGAATTAAATATGGTGCAGGTTTTGTTGAAACTAAAAAAATTAATGTCGAATATGTTTCAGCAAATCCTACTGGTTTTTTACACGTTGGTCATGTTCGGGGTGCAGTTTTTGGAGATTCATTAATTAGAGTTTTAAAACACGCTGGCCATCAAGTTGAAGCAGAATATTATATTAATGATGCAGGAAATCAAATTAATATTTTGGGTCAATCTATCTTTGTTAGATATCAGGAATTATTTAAAATTAAAGCAGAAATGCCTGAGGATTCTTATAGAGGTAGCGATATTATTTGAGCAGCAAAAAAAATTAAATCAAAATATCATGATTACTTCTTAAGTATGGATGATAAAAAATTCGAAGAATTGAAAAATATTAGTGTCGCAATACTTTTAGACAAAATTAAAAAAGATCTAAAAAAAATAAATGTTTATTTTGATACTTTTTCAAGTGAAAAAGATCTTACAAAAAATAATTTAATCGCGCCTGTAATTAAAAAATTATCAAAGTATACATATCATAAAGATGAAGCATTATTTTTAAACACAACTGCATTTGGTGATGATAAAGATAGAGTTTTAATAAAAAGTGATGGACAATATACTTACTTAACTCCTGATATTGCCTATCATGAAACAAAACTACAAAAGTCAGATTCAATTATTGATATTTGGGGTGCCGATCATTCAGGATATGTTGATAGAATGAGGATTGCGATTCAATGTCTTGGTTATAATTCAGAAAAATTAAACTTTTTAATTATTCAACTCGTAAGACTGATTAAAAATGGAAAAGAATTCAAAATGTCCAAAAGAGCAGGCACCAGTATTACACTTGCTGACTTACTTGATAATACATCATCAGATGCAATTAGATTTATGATGTTAACAAGAGAAATTAATACTAAGTATGATTTTGATATTGATAGTGCAAATTCAAAAGATGCAAGCAATCCGGTTTATAATGTCCAATATTCTTATGCTAGAACAGTTTCATTATTGAAAAATCTTAAAAAACCAAAATTGCTTAATAATATTCATTTATCAAGTAAGGCTAAAAAAATCATTTTAATTTTAGATGAATTGCCTAGTTTACTAGCAACAATAATTCAAACATCAAAAGTTAATTTATTAAGTCAATATTTATTAAATCTTTCCAACTCATTCAATAGTTTTTATGCTGAAACAAAGCTTATCAACAATGTTTATGAAGAATACTATAGTGCATTAGTAAAAGCAGTCCAAATAGTATTTAAATTAGTATTAAATTTAATTGGTGTTAGCGCGCCCAAATCAATGTAA
- the rpoE gene encoding DNA-directed RNA polymerase subunit delta — protein sequence MKNTTMLEVASNLILSQPNNNFTFDEIFNEVEKELKEIWMKRFLVNNPNETYEKVREKRIGELYRLLTVDKKFLRNEDGTWCSKHKNV from the coding sequence ATGAAAAATACAACAATGCTAGAGGTAGCAAGTAATCTAATTCTTAGTCAACCAAATAACAACTTTACATTTGATGAAATTTTTAATGAAGTAGAAAAAGAATTAAAAGAAATTTGAATGAAAAGATTTTTAGTTAACAATCCTAATGAAACATATGAGAAAGTTAGAGAAAAACGTATAGGTGAGTTATACCGTCTTTTAACAGTTGATAAAAAATTCCTTCGTAATGAAGATGGAACATGATGTTCTAAACACAAAAACGTTTAA
- the fba gene encoding class II fructose-1,6-bisphosphate aldolase, with product MALVNAKEMLKKAKQEKYAIPHININNLEWAKAILLTAEAEKSPIIIATSEGAIKYMGGFEVVSGMVLGLINDLNITVPVALHLDHGSYAGAKKAIETDGYTSLMFDGSHLAFEENYTKTSELLALAKDKNMSFEAEVGTIGGEEDGIIGNGEFADPEEAKKMAQLGIDVLAAGIGNIHGPYPANWKSLNFEKLQEISGATGIGIVLHGGSGIPSEQIKKAISLGVTKINVNTELQQANHKALREYILSGKDLEGKNFDPRKLYKPGFDAMCNIVREKIHEFGSNNKA from the coding sequence ATGGCGTTAGTAAATGCAAAAGAAATGTTGAAAAAAGCAAAACAAGAAAAATATGCTATTCCCCACATAAATATTAATAATTTAGAATGAGCAAAGGCGATTCTATTAACAGCTGAAGCTGAGAAATCACCAATAATTATTGCCACAAGTGAAGGAGCAATTAAATATATGGGTGGTTTTGAAGTTGTAAGTGGAATGGTTTTAGGATTAATCAATGATTTAAACATAACTGTACCAGTTGCCTTGCACTTAGATCACGGTTCATATGCTGGAGCTAAAAAAGCGATCGAAACTGATGGATATACATCATTAATGTTCGATGGGTCACACTTAGCTTTTGAAGAAAACTACACAAAGACAAGTGAGCTTCTTGCTTTAGCTAAAGATAAGAATATGTCATTCGAAGCTGAAGTTGGAACAATTGGTGGTGAAGAAGATGGTATTATTGGTAATGGAGAATTTGCTGATCCAGAAGAAGCTAAAAAAATGGCACAATTAGGAATTGATGTTTTAGCTGCTGGTATTGGTAACATTCATGGTCCATACCCAGCAAATTGAAAATCATTAAATTTTGAAAAATTACAAGAAATATCAGGCGCAACCGGAATTGGTATTGTTTTACATGGTGGAAGCGGTATTCCAAGTGAGCAAATCAAAAAGGCTATTAGTTTAGGAGTTACAAAAATTAATGTTAACACTGAACTTCAACAAGCTAACCATAAAGCTTTAAGAGAATACATTTTAAGCGGAAAAGACCTTGAAGGAAAAAATTTCGATCCACGTAAGTTATACAAACCAGGTTTTGATGCAATGTGCAATATTGTAAGAGAAAAAATTCACGAATTTGGTTCAAATAATAAAGCATAA
- a CDS encoding thermonuclease family protein has product MWKSFKTFLNFIYITIFSILATSCHLSNQKTIVVFVKKVIDGDTIQIINENNELEIIRLYGIDTPETLKLRVNEDMIAKYENFYAQLAKKYLKEQIESSKNQIKISRITKDKFHRTVALIFKNNESLNLLMVKKGYARVAFIQAQNPKKPFYTSTNEQYEFYKELINIELKAKEIQKGIWTHKEADVFFKQL; this is encoded by the coding sequence ATGTGAAAATCTTTCAAAACATTTCTTAATTTCATTTACATTACTATTTTTTCTATTTTAGCTACTTCTTGTCATTTAAGTAACCAAAAAACAATAGTTGTATTTGTCAAAAAAGTAATTGATGGGGATACTATTCAAATAATAAATGAAAATAATGAATTAGAAATAATAAGACTTTACGGAATTGATACACCAGAAACACTAAAACTTAGAGTTAATGAAGATATGATCGCTAAATACGAAAACTTCTATGCTCAATTAGCTAAAAAATATCTTAAAGAACAAATTGAATCATCTAAAAATCAAATTAAAATTTCAAGAATAACAAAAGATAAATTTCATAGAACAGTTGCTTTAATTTTTAAAAATAATGAATCATTAAACTTACTAATGGTTAAAAAAGGATATGCAAGAGTTGCGTTCATCCAAGCACAAAATCCTAAAAAGCCTTTTTATACCTCGACAAATGAACAATATGAATTTTATAAAGAATTGATTAATATTGAGTTAAAAGCAAAAGAAATACAAAAGGGGATTTGAACTCACAAAGAAGCAGATGTATTTTTTAAACAGTTATAA
- a CDS encoding DNA topoisomerase subunit B — protein sequence MSSKNHNYDASNITYLEGLEHVRKRPGMYIGSTSKSGLHHMVWEIVDNSVDECMAGFADKIFITITENNQIIVEDNGRGIPVGTHEKFGISALEVVLTKLNAGGKFESNAYKVSGGLHGVGASVVNALSKSLKAWIKRDGNIYYAEFANGGKVVKHTEIIGQYHGSETGTKIQFEPDYTIMEKLPFDKELIADHAKQIAYLNKGLFVSLKDHRDNSYQEYQYHNGIVDYINELNKGYVHLTNVLYASGEYSYKHEITGNDVLIGVEVASQYLTDLYRPNLITYTNNISTHEGGTHLSGFYDAIMRLINNYAIDKGYIKNENEKFTRDDLVEGLVAVISIKHPEPQFEGQTKGKLGSKDARKAVNDVYSEVLERFLNENPDVAKKIIEKAISARRSRIASNAARDNERKKLPFESGSMPGKLAPCSSKNAEICELFIVEGQSAGGSAKMGRDKVFQAILPLKGKILNTERAKRDRIFMNEEIMSLINAIGAGIDDSFNINKLRYHKIIIMTDADVDGAHIRTLLLTFFYRYFRPLIEYGFIYIAQPPLYKIQQNKTILYAFNEKEKEEHIASLNPNIKFTIQRYKGLGEMDAQQLKETTMMPEKRKMLQVQIEDAYRADRIFETLMGENVEPRKEFISINAKYVKNIDL from the coding sequence ATGTCTAGTAAAAACCATAATTATGATGCATCAAATATCACTTATTTAGAGGGTCTTGAACATGTTAGAAAACGTCCAGGAATGTACATAGGTAGTACATCAAAATCTGGGTTACATCATATGGTATGGGAAATAGTTGATAACTCTGTTGATGAATGTATGGCCGGATTTGCTGATAAAATATTTATCACTATTACAGAAAATAATCAAATTATTGTAGAAGATAACGGAAGAGGTATTCCAGTTGGTACTCATGAAAAATTTGGTATCAGTGCTCTTGAAGTTGTATTAACCAAATTAAACGCTGGTGGTAAATTTGAATCAAACGCTTATAAAGTAAGTGGTGGATTACATGGTGTGGGCGCAAGTGTTGTTAACGCTTTAAGTAAATCATTAAAAGCTTGAATTAAAAGAGACGGAAATATTTATTATGCAGAATTTGCTAATGGTGGAAAAGTTGTTAAACACACTGAAATAATCGGTCAATATCATGGATCAGAAACAGGAACAAAAATTCAGTTTGAACCAGATTATACAATAATGGAAAAACTTCCTTTTGATAAAGAGTTAATTGCCGACCACGCTAAACAAATTGCATATCTAAATAAAGGTTTATTTGTTAGTCTTAAAGATCATAGAGATAACTCATATCAAGAGTACCAATATCATAATGGTATTGTGGATTATATTAATGAATTAAACAAAGGTTACGTTCATTTAACTAATGTATTATATGCAAGCGGAGAATATTCATATAAACATGAAATAACAGGTAACGATGTTTTAATTGGTGTAGAGGTTGCTTCTCAATATTTAACTGACTTATATAGACCGAATTTAATTACATATACCAATAACATTTCAACTCATGAAGGTGGAACACATTTATCAGGTTTTTATGATGCTATAATGCGCCTTATTAATAATTATGCAATTGATAAAGGTTACATCAAGAATGAAAATGAAAAATTCACTAGGGATGATCTAGTTGAAGGCCTAGTTGCTGTTATATCAATCAAGCACCCTGAACCACAATTTGAAGGTCAAACAAAAGGAAAACTCGGTTCCAAAGATGCTCGTAAAGCTGTAAATGATGTTTATTCAGAAGTACTAGAAAGATTTTTAAATGAAAATCCTGATGTTGCAAAAAAAATAATTGAAAAAGCAATTTCAGCAAGAAGAAGTAGAATAGCATCGAATGCAGCGAGGGACAATGAGAGAAAAAAACTTCCATTTGAAAGTGGTTCAATGCCTGGGAAATTAGCTCCTTGTTCATCAAAAAACGCTGAAATATGTGAATTATTCATTGTCGAAGGACAATCAGCTGGAGGGTCTGCTAAAATGGGCAGAGATAAGGTTTTTCAAGCTATCTTGCCACTAAAGGGTAAAATTTTAAATACAGAAAGAGCAAAGCGCGATCGCATATTTATGAATGAAGAAATAATGTCATTAATAAATGCGATCGGCGCTGGTATTGATGACAGTTTTAATATCAATAAACTAAGATATCACAAAATAATCATTATGACTGATGCTGATGTTGATGGGGCACACATTAGAACATTATTATTAACATTCTTTTATAGATATTTTAGACCATTAATTGAATATGGTTTCATTTACATAGCACAGCCTCCACTTTATAAAATTCAACAAAATAAAACAATACTATATGCATTTAATGAAAAAGAAAAGGAAGAACATATTGCATCATTAAATCCTAATATTAAATTCACTATTCAACGTTATAAAGGTCTTGGTGAAATGGACGCGCAACAGTTAAAAGAAACAACTATGATGCCTGAAAAAAGAAAAATGCTGCAAGTACAAATTGAAGATGCTTACCGCGCTGATAGAATCTTCGAAACCTTAATGGGCGAAAATGTGGAACCTAGAAAAGAATTTATTTCTATTAATGCTAAATATGTAAAAAATATTGATTTATAA
- a CDS encoding MAG3090 family protein gives MKRLNCLYKPSFDKNFPWVLKHPKVKAALAVFKTRKAALNWFYSLDYECAIWFQTVKKIVGGLIINEKNSDSIYEYDLDVERFEDGKVNYSDAMDEIFVSTTTGLRNDKAAIKFLETIHEKVDYKVISDHKTYFPIDDDYIPERRKNSKDIQIEKLTQEVNELDELLKDTSGKFKQEIEELKLKLKDSNADKEALLKEIKALRMKIVEESVVQAKEAEKVVKETKKAEPKKVVEKVEIVKEVVKEVPIYIEKEVIKEVPVYIEKEVVKEVQTVKQSVVESKKYAYIKNLSLMKQLESLALYAKKVEAISNSYEKEVITSEKDFMDIKSEFEKVLGFEKTLASSNLDDKSKQLLKLISKSLATSVEKLSKVIKGSKEVEYVPAKFIYYKKSTGENLRLAQILSYVSYDGKHIAFVNEKDYKYAVFTSPTMDKSYFLVFESATSPMPITSPAKPKSEVAKPAEVTEASKHNEVSWAYTFWAIILYGIAYVILLVLVIVLAIAYFGGN, from the coding sequence ATGAAACGTTTAAATTGTTTATATAAACCAAGTTTTGATAAAAACTTCCCATGAGTTTTAAAACATCCAAAAGTAAAAGCTGCCCTTGCGGTGTTTAAGACTCGTAAAGCTGCTTTAAACTGATTTTATTCATTAGATTATGAATGCGCTATTTGATTCCAAACAGTTAAGAAAATTGTTGGTGGATTAATTATTAATGAAAAAAATTCTGATTCAATATACGAATATGATTTAGATGTCGAAAGATTTGAAGATGGTAAGGTTAATTATTCTGATGCTATGGATGAAATTTTTGTTTCAACAACAACAGGATTAAGAAACGATAAAGCCGCTATCAAATTCTTAGAAACTATACATGAAAAAGTTGATTATAAAGTTATTTCTGATCATAAAACATATTTCCCAATTGATGATGATTACATTCCTGAAAGAAGAAAAAATAGCAAAGATATTCAAATCGAAAAATTAACTCAAGAAGTTAATGAGTTGGATGAATTGTTAAAAGATACTAGTGGTAAATTTAAACAAGAAATTGAAGAATTAAAACTTAAATTGAAAGATAGTAATGCTGACAAAGAAGCTTTATTAAAAGAAATTAAAGCATTAAGAATGAAAATTGTTGAAGAGTCAGTAGTTCAAGCGAAAGAAGCAGAAAAGGTAGTTAAAGAAACCAAAAAAGCAGAACCGAAAAAAGTTGTTGAAAAAGTTGAGATTGTTAAGGAAGTGGTAAAAGAAGTTCCGATATACATAGAAAAAGAAGTTATCAAAGAAGTTCCTGTGTACATCGAAAAAGAAGTGGTAAAAGAAGTTCAAACAGTAAAACAATCTGTTGTTGAAAGTAAGAAGTATGCTTACATTAAAAACTTATCATTAATGAAACAATTAGAATCATTAGCTCTTTATGCTAAAAAAGTAGAAGCTATTTCAAATAGTTATGAAAAAGAAGTTATTACATCAGAAAAAGATTTTATGGACATTAAGAGTGAATTTGAAAAAGTATTAGGATTTGAAAAAACATTAGCTAGTTCAAATCTTGATGATAAATCAAAGCAATTACTTAAACTAATTTCTAAATCACTTGCAACATCAGTAGAAAAGCTTTCAAAAGTTATTAAAGGTTCTAAGGAAGTTGAATACGTGCCAGCTAAATTTATATACTATAAAAAATCTACAGGGGAAAATTTAAGACTAGCACAAATCTTATCATATGTTTCTTATGATGGAAAACATATTGCTTTTGTTAATGAAAAAGATTATAAATATGCTGTATTCACATCACCCACTATGGATAAGTCATACTTCTTGGTATTTGAATCAGCAACATCTCCAATGCCTATTACATCACCTGCTAAGCCAAAATCTGAAGTTGCAAAGCCTGCTGAAGTTACAGAAGCTTCTAAACATAATGAAGTTTCATGAGCTTATACATTCTGAGCAATTATTTTATATGGAATTGCTTATGTAATTTTACTTGTATTAGTAATTGTATTGGCTATTGCATATTTTGGAGGAAATTAA
- the smpB gene encoding SsrA-binding protein yields MKIISNNKIAFRDYEILERFDTGIVLEGWEVKSARAGEVSLSNAFCSIYKNELWLKESFFKKYMLLKVDETKDRKLLMHKNEIRKLKFKLDTNHVTLIPLKIYFNNKSLIKVEIAVAKGLKKYDKRDKIAKEETQKRLQKIIKNY; encoded by the coding sequence ATGAAGATTATTTCAAACAATAAAATTGCTTTTAGAGATTATGAAATTTTAGAGAGATTTGATACAGGTATAGTCCTTGAAGGTTGAGAAGTAAAAAGCGCAAGAGCTGGTGAAGTTTCATTGTCAAATGCTTTTTGTTCAATATATAAAAATGAACTATGATTAAAAGAATCATTTTTTAAAAAATATATGTTATTAAAAGTTGATGAAACAAAAGATCGAAAACTTTTGATGCATAAAAACGAAATTCGTAAGCTTAAATTCAAATTAGATACTAATCACGTTACTTTAATTCCATTAAAAATCTATTTTAACAATAAATCACTTATTAAAGTTGAAATAGCTGTTGCAAAAGGTCTTAAAAAATATGATAAAAGAGACAAAATAGCAAAAGAAGAAACACAAAAAAGACTACAAAAAATAATAAAAAATTATTAA